The Priestia koreensis genomic interval GCCCCGCTTCTTATGCCTGATGCAACAATTCCTTTTGGTGTTTAACAGGAAGTAGAAGGAAAACAATTCCTACTACAACGATTACACCACCTACTAAAAACGGTAATTGTGGTGCATTATGTCCGATAATTCCTGATAATAAAGGTGCAAACGCTGCCCCTAACCAGCGGACGAAATTATAGCCACCTGAAGTGATTGGTCGTGGATACGGAGAAATGCCCATTACATAGCTTGTAAATAACGCATTGTTTAATCCACATAGAAGACCGGATACGACAATTAACACAACCTGTAGCCATACAATATGGATCGCAAATAGAAGAACTAAAATAAGACCAAAAATGAGTAAGCTTCCATAGAGTAATTGACGCGGTTGAAAACGTTTTTCAAGCTGATGTGATAATCCGGCCGAGCCGTAAGCAAGGCAAAGACCCCACGCAAAGAAAACAAATCCAATTTCATAGGCTGATAACGGAAGTACAAGCGGTGAATACGCAAGAACGGTGAAAAAACCGTAGTAATAAAACATTCCCGAAAGCGCACCAGATAAAAACGGCTTGTATTTAAACAGTTGACCCATGTCCTTAATCGTTGCTGGTTTTCGTTTTTCAGCACTCTGCGGCTGTTTGACAAACACCGTCACAAGAATAAAGGCTAGTACAATTAAAACGCCTGTTGCAAAAAACGGAAAGCGCCAAGAATGAGCCCCAAGTACGCCTCCTAATAAAGGTCCACCGGCCATTCCAAGACCAATAGCCGCTTCGTACAAACCAACGGCTGATTTCACTTCCCCACTAAGCGCAATTAGAAGCGTCATCGCAGTGGCGAAGAATAAAGAGTTTCCAAGTCCCCAGCCTGCACGGAAAATAGATAGTTCTGGTATCGTATTTGATAATCCACATGAAATAGCAAACACAGATACGATCGCTAATCCGACCACCATTAATTTTTTATCCCCAAACTTAGCTGCAAGTAATCCTGCTGGTATCATCATAATCGCCATCGTGAATATGTAGGCCGTAAACAGCATTTCGACCTGCCAGTGCGTAGCTCCAATTTGCTTTGCGATCTCTGGTAAAATAGGGTCTACCACTCCGATTCCCATAAAAGCTAGAAATGTCGCAAAAACCGTAATCCATTTGGCACGTTTACTTGTTGGGCTAATGTCTCCCACTTTAGTTCCTCCCCTTAATATTGCTCAGTTTTAACTCTTTTGGTTTTCTCGAGAAGTTCTTGAAGCTCTTGTTGAAATAGCATCATGCTTTTGATTTTCTTTTGAATCATATCAAGCTGTTCTTCCACGGCCTCTTCAAAATGCTCAAGCTCTTTTAGCTCTAAACGACCTTGTGCTTGATCACGTTCAATCGTTTCTTTTAGATCCATAAAGTGCTGTAACTCCTGTAAGGAAAACCCTAACACTTCTTTCGCTTCAACAACTTTTTTTAAAGCTGATACTTCTTCTTCCGTATATTGACGGATGTTACCTTTTGTCCGCTGCGGTGGTTTAATAAGTCCAATTTCTTCGTAATAACGAATGGCACGCTTCGTTAAACCTGTTAGCTTCATTACTTCATCAATCATAATCAGAGTCATGCGCACTCCTCCTCTATTTGAATAACCTTTACGTTAACGTTAACTGTTCGATACTAATGATAACTTAACGTTGACGTTAATGTCAATAGATGAGATTGTATTTTTTTCCTTTTCTCTTAAATGGAGGGAAAAACATTCGTCCCTGTCTGATTCGCTAGTATAATCAAAAAAAGAACAAACGTTCTCTCTTCCAACAAAAAAAGAAACAGGTCAATGCCTGCTTCTTAATATTCCTTCTCTTTGCTATGCTGCTTTTGAAACGCCGTAATATTTGCATACTCATCCTCTAGCGCTCGTGCCACACGGATATAAATGGGCATAAGCTCTTGGTAGAGATCAACGTTATCTTCGTTCGGAACGTGCTCGTTTGTATGACCGACCATCTCTTTCACTACATCTAACGAATCTACCTTCCCTAATCCGTACAACCCTAAAATTGTTGCACCGAGGCAAGAGCTTTCAAAGCTTTCAGGAATGACCACCTTCGTATTAAAAACGTCCGCCATAATTTGTCGCCACAATTTTGACCGCGCAAATCCACCTGTGGCTTTAATTTCTCCAGGCGTGCCAATCAGCTCCTTAAGCGCAAGGAGAACGCTATACAAATTGTACATGACTCCTTCTAGTGCAGCTCGAATGAAATGCTCCTTTTTATGGTGCAAGGAAAGGCCAAAGAATGAGCCTCTCGCATTCGCGTTCCAAAGAGGAGCACGTTCTCCTGATAAATAAGGATGAAAAATCAATCCGTCTGAACCAGCGGGTACTTTTTCAGCAATGTCCATTAATAATTCATATGGACTAACGCCGAGTCGATTTGCTGCTTCGACTTCTGCTGCCGCAAACTCCTCCATCACCCAGCGTAAAATCATGCCACCGTTATTGACAGGACCACCTATTACCCATTTTTTATCTGTCAGCGCATAGCAAAACATGCGTCCTTTCGGATCAACAACCGGCTTGTCCACAACCGTTCGAATCGCTCCACTCGTTCCAATCGTCGCAGCAACAACACCCGGTTCTGAAGCGGCGAGTCCTAAATTCGACAGCACCCCATCGCTTGCGCCTACAACAAACGGTGTCCCTGACAGCAAATTAAGAGGAGATTCATGCGGATCATTTGGAAGTTTCAAGTAGTGCGTTGTTGGGACAATTTTAGAAAGCTGTTCCCTAGACACTCCTGCTACTGCAAGAGCTTCTTCATCCCAATCAAGCTGTTCTAAATTAAACATACCTGTAGCTGATGCAATGGAATAATCAATGACGTATTCTCCAAACAATTGATAAAACACGTATTCCTTAATCGAAATAAACTTGTTGCCACCTTGAAGCAATTCAGGCCGTTCTTCTTTCAGCCACATGAGCTTGCAAAGCGGAGACATAGGGTGAATAGGCGTTCCTGTACGCATATAAATTCCGTGTCCTTGCTCCGTACTTTTTAACTGCTCCGCATAGTTAGCCGCTCGGTTATCCGCCCACGTAATACAGTTTGTGAGCGGTTTACCATGGCTATCGACAGCAATCAAGCTGTGCATAGCGGAACTGAAAGAAACCAACTCTACCTGACTTCGATTAACCTGTGATTGATCGATCACCTTATTAATGGATGTGATGACCGCTTCATATATTTCG includes:
- a CDS encoding MerR family transcriptional regulator; its protein translation is MTLIMIDEVMKLTGLTKRAIRYYEEIGLIKPPQRTKGNIRQYTEEEVSALKKVVEAKEVLGFSLQELQHFMDLKETIERDQAQGRLELKELEHFEEAVEEQLDMIQKKIKSMMLFQQELQELLEKTKRVKTEQY
- a CDS encoding MFS transporter, whose protein sequence is MSPTSKRAKWITVFATFLAFMGIGVVDPILPEIAKQIGATHWQVEMLFTAYIFTMAIMMIPAGLLAAKFGDKKLMVVGLAIVSVFAISCGLSNTIPELSIFRAGWGLGNSLFFATAMTLLIALSGEVKSAVGLYEAAIGLGMAGGPLLGGVLGAHSWRFPFFATGVLIVLAFILVTVFVKQPQSAEKRKPATIKDMGQLFKYKPFLSGALSGMFYYYGFFTVLAYSPLVLPLSAYEIGFVFFAWGLCLAYGSAGLSHQLEKRFQPRQLLYGSLLIFGLILVLLFAIHIVWLQVVLIVVSGLLCGLNNALFTSYVMGISPYPRPITSGGYNFVRWLGAAFAPLLSGIIGHNAPQLPFLVGGVIVVVGIVFLLLPVKHQKELLHQA
- the gntK gene encoding gluconokinase; the encoded protein is MNQYMIGVDIGTTSTKAVLFTTKGEVLNVHHVEYPMHTPTPHVAEQNPDEIYEAVITSINKVIDQSQVNRSQVELVSFSSAMHSLIAVDSHGKPLTNCITWADNRAANYAEQLKSTEQGHGIYMRTGTPIHPMSPLCKLMWLKEERPELLQGGNKFISIKEYVFYQLFGEYVIDYSIASATGMFNLEQLDWDEEALAVAGVSREQLSKIVPTTHYLKLPNDPHESPLNLLSGTPFVVGASDGVLSNLGLAASEPGVVAATIGTSGAIRTVVDKPVVDPKGRMFCYALTDKKWVIGGPVNNGGMILRWVMEEFAAAEVEAANRLGVSPYELLMDIAEKVPAGSDGLIFHPYLSGERAPLWNANARGSFFGLSLHHKKEHFIRAALEGVMYNLYSVLLALKELIGTPGEIKATGGFARSKLWRQIMADVFNTKVVIPESFESSCLGATILGLYGLGKVDSLDVVKEMVGHTNEHVPNEDNVDLYQELMPIYIRVARALEDEYANITAFQKQHSKEKEY